In Oncorhynchus kisutch isolate 150728-3 linkage group LG11, Okis_V2, whole genome shotgun sequence, the genomic stretch AACACCAGTCtaaacatcaacagtgaagaggcgactccgggatgctggccttcttggcagagttcctctgtctgtgttcttttgcccatcttaatatggcttttctttgcagcgctgcctagaaggccagcatcctggagttgcctcttcactatcaacattgagactggtgttttgcgggtactatttaatgaagcttccaattgaggacttgtgagccGTCTGTTctcgtcctcttgctcagttgtgcaccggggcctcccactctttctattctggttaagccagtttgtgctgttctgtggagggagtagtacacagcgttgtacgagattctcagtttcttggcaatttctcgcaaggaatagccttcatttctcagaacaagaatagactgacgagtttcagaagaaaggccatttcttctggccattttgagcctgtaatcaagtGATGGCTGTAATCAAGCGATTGTTGAGAGCCccgagacaaaagtacaaaggaATTTTATAGCCAGGATACACCCCTTTAAACATACATGACGATCAACAGATGTATAGAATGGGTCGTGCTCTGGAATGacctttaggttttatcacccaaaagacatggtaaatctcctgtcagtgccatctcccagaggcccatcctcagtagaacacacacaatAGTTATAAGAATATTATTTTCTGATACATAAagcaaccatttgatgcaataaaagtattataacataatcttgaaatgttccaccatagtacgcctacgtagatattcaatttttaaaaaatcaaataagCCAGTTTCCAgcttacaatagtcatttacaacattaaatgtttacactgtatttctgatcaatttgatgttattttaatggacaaaaaaaaaggtgcatttctttgaaaaacaaggacaattctaagtgactccaaacttttgaacggtagtgtatatagtgaATATATTGAAAAATCTGGATGCTGATAAAGATAAAAATCTTAGTAGGTTCAAAGAAAAATGATTAATTGGTAGAACAATAACATTTATATAATatacatttttcaaataaaaaaactgCCTACCAGGATCTCCTTAACCTGTAGCAGGGGGAGGTGGTGGAACACTGTCAGAGGCGTTGTCTGATCTGTCGTGTCAGGGTCAAAGGTCAGGGCGTAGAGGCAGGACTCCAATAGGAGAACAAGGGCGAGGTGTGGGTGGGGCTGGCTGCAGTTAGCCACGCCCAGCCAGTAGAGAGCCAGTAGTCTCtgtgaggtgaagacagaggggaGGACGGACTGGAGACAGCCCAGGAGGGTGGATACGGGAAGGGACTGGAGTTTAACCAGAGCCTCTGGGAACTCCACCAGGCTCtgaaagaaagagaaaatggTTTACTTTATTAAAGCAATGTTACATATGTGCGTTCAGTTTGATTCAACGTTTGCTACGTTGCTTGACGTTTGCACTGAACGACACGTTTACCCAAAACAGTGCACATCGTTCTTCAGCAGCCTTTGCGGTGTTGCCAGATCAATATGGGTGTGACCACTTGAAATCGTAAAATTCGTGCAGAAAACACCATACAAAATCTCCCTCTGGGCCACCATAATCACACTGTTCTGGTCGTTAAATACAGTGCCATCTCCATTGAATTAAACTTTGGAAACCATTTCCTCGTAGTGAACGCACCCATGGTATCAATAGCAGCGAAGGCTTTATTATTTAATCACAATTATTATATGTTTTTTACGAAAAGAAAACACACCCCATAATACACCTGAACATCATCAGTCCTCTGATTTCCATGCCCGGGGATAAAGATATTCTCTGGGCCTGTGGAACTGGTGTTGTTACGCTGCTCTGGAGGGGGCCGTGACTTGGTGCTCTTGGCTCCAAAAGTGACACAATGTTTGTCCTCCACAATCTCGATCTGGTCCTTTGATGGCCACAGCGCCTTCTTGGTTATACTCTGTTCCTCTGATTTAGATAGAGCTTCATCTCCACCCTCGTGCTCCGATGTACACTCCTGTCCTCTGGTGGAACTTGAATCTTCTGACTTAGCTAGAGCTTCCTCTCTGCCCTCCTGCTCCAATGAACACTCCAATACTCTGACAGGACTCTGTTCCTCCAACTTAGGTAGAGCTTCCTCTCTGCCCTCATGCTCTGATGTAGACTGCAGTTCTCTGCTGGGACTTGGTTCGTCTGACTTAGCTTTAGCTTCATCTCCACCCTCGTGCTCGGATGTACACTCCACTTCTCTGATGGGACACTGTTCCTCCGACAGAGCTTGAGCTTCTTCTTTGCCCTCATGCTCCAATGAACACTCCACTTCTCTGACAGGACTCTGTTCCTCAGACTTAGCTAGAGCTTCCTCTCTGCCCTCATGCTCTGACGTACATTGGAGTTCTCTGACAGGACTCTGTTCCTCCAACTTAGCTAGAGCTTCCTCTATGACCTCTTGCTCCAATGTACAAGCCAGTTCTCTGATGGGACTTGGTTCTTCTGACTTAGCTAGAGCTTCATCTCCACCCTCGTGCTCTGATATACACTGCAGTTCTCTGATAGGACTCTGTTCCTCCGACTGAGCTAGAGCTTCCTCTCTGCCCTCGTGCTCCGATGTAGACTCCACTTTTCTGATGGGGCTCCATTCCTCCGACATAGCTAGAGTTTCCTTTCCACCCTCCTGCTCCAAAGTATACTCCAGTTCTCTGATGGGACTTGGTTCTTCTGACTTAGCTAGAGCTTCCTCTCCACCCTCGTGCTCTGATATACACTGCAGTTCTCTGATGGGACGTGGTTCTTCCGACAGAGCTTGAGCTTCTTCTTTGCCCTCGTGCTCTGATGCACACTCCAGTTCTCTTACAGGACTCTGTTCCTCCGACTGAGCTAGAGCTTCCTCTCTGCCCTCCTGCGCCGATGTAGACTCCACTTCTCTGATGAGGCTCCATTCCTCCGACATAGCTAGAGCTTCCTCTCTGCCCTCCTGCGCCGATGTAGACTCCACTTCTCTGATGGGGCTCTGTTCCTCCAATTTAGGTAGAGCTTCCTCTCCACCCTTGTGCTCTGATGTACACTGCAGTTCTCTGACAGGACTTTGTATCTCTGACTTAGCTAGAGCTTCCTCTCCGCCCTCCTGTTCCGATGTACACGCCAGTTCTCTGATGGAATTCTGTTCCTCCGACTGAGGTAGAGCTTCCTCTCTGACCTCCAGCTCCGATGTATACTCCACTTCTCTGATGGGGCTCCATTCCTCCGACATAGCTAGAGCTTCCTTTCCGCCCTCCTGCTCCAATATACACTCCACTTCTCTGATGGGGCTCTGTTCCTCCAATTTAGGTAGAGCTTCCTCTCTGCCATCCAGCTCAGATGTATGCTCTAGTTCACTGATGGGACTCTGTACCTCCAACTTAGGTAGAGCTTCAGCTCTGCCCTCATGCTCTGAAGTACGCTCCACTTCTTTGATGGGACTTGGTTCTTCTGACTTAGCTAGagcctcctctctgccctcctgcGCCGATGTATACTCCACTTGCCTGATGGCGCTCCATTCCTCTGACATAGCTAGAGCTTCATCTCCACCCTCGTGCTCTGATGTACACTCCAGTTCTCTGACAGGATTCTGTTCCTCCGACTTAGGTAGagcctcctctctgccctccagCTCCGATGTTGACTCCACTTCTCTGATGGGGCTCCATTCCTCCGACATAGCTAGAGCTTCCTTTCCGCCCTCCTGCTCCGATGTCCACTCCACTTCTCTGATGGGACTTGGTTCTTCTGACTTAGCTAGAGCTTCCTCTTTGCCCTCCAGCTCCGATGTACACTCTAGTTCTCTGATGGGACTCCGTTCCTCCGACTTAGCTAGAGCTTCCTCTCTGCCCTCCTGCTCCGATGTCCACTCCACTTCTCTGATGGTCCTCTGTTCCTCAGACTTAGCTAGAGATTTTTCTCTGCCCTGGTGCTCTGATGTACACTGCAGTTCTCTGACAGGACTCTGTTCCTCCGACTTAGCTAGAGCTTCCTCTTTGCCCTCCTGCTCCGATGTACAAGCCAGTTCACTGATGGGACTGTGGTCCTCTGTTCTCCAATCCACTTCTTTACCTGTGCTCTGTTTATTTGCAAATTCTATGGTGTTGTGGGCTGGGCACAGGCTCGGTACTGTGCTGAGGACAGTGTTGTGGACTAGGGGCAGTtttatttctggtgttttgttGAGGTCAATATCTTTCTGCTGGAGTCCAGTTGACTCCACTGGCTGTAGAACCTGAGTGAGCTTATTGTGAATGATCCTGAAGTCTTGAGTTAGCTCTGTGCTGATGTGATGCACAAACGGCAGCTCACTGACCATAGAGAACACGTGACTGTCTCGGACCAGGGAGTACATGTGACTCTCTCTGACCAATGAGAAGACCTGGCTATCTTTGACCACCGACAGCACCTGACTTTCCCTCACAACCTGACTGGACCAGTTGGAGCTGgctcctcccccagctccaggCTGCAGACTCCCAGCCTCTCCCCCAGCTGCGGGCTGCAGAACTCCTGTACCTTCCCAGACCTGCTGCAGGATCCTGGGGGTGGAGCTGCGAAGGAGACGGCCTGTGTCCGGAAACATCCAGGAGAGCCCCCTGCTGACCAGAGAACCCATCCCAGAGACCTCTTCCCCCAGAGAGTCTAGCTCCTGCTCCTCACCAATCCCAGAGATCTGGCATACCCTTCTAACCAGAGCACTTAGTCCAGAGACAGAGAACTGGTTCTCCTCCTtccgctcctcctcctccctaaacACCCTGCTAACCGGAGTGCCCAGCCTGAAGCTCTGCTCCACCTCTTCCCTCCTAGCCCCAGCATCCCCCTCCTTGTCATTCTCCCTGTGGCCCTCCACCGTCATCCTGGATCGATCCATCATGACACGACTGAACTGGCCCTCCAAAGCCTCTAGTGGTAGGCCGCGTACCGCCTGGCTGCGTCTGTGTCTGTCCTGCCGAGTGGCAGTGTGTGTTGCCTGGCTGCAATTGTGTGTGTCAATCTGAGACAGAGAGGCAGTGTGTGTTGCCTGGCTGTGATTGTCGAGCTGAGacacagagggtgtgtgtgtgtcaaaccgAGAGGGAGAGGTCTGTGTGTATGTTGAGCTGCTGCTGGCCTGTGGGAGGTGGGCACGGTCCGTTCGTTCCTCCGTCCACCCATCTattcctcctccgtctcctctctGCAGATAGGATACAGCAGTGCTTAATGAGGTCCCTGCAGGGCCACCGTAGTGGGCTCCGGCACTGGACAGGTCTCCTCTGCAGCAGTCAGTTGCCAGGACCCCTCCCAGGACCCTGCAGCCATCAGGTAGGCCTGACAGGACACCTGGGCTCTTGTTAGCAGGCCCCGGTAGCCCCTTCAGCCCAACGGTACATACATCAGCCTGCTGGACCAGGAGGACAGGTGTCTGCTGGAGGGCCCGGTTCCTTTCCTCGTCCCCAGGTTCAGACCAGGCCTCCTCACCCCAATAGAGTCCTCCCTCTTCCCTCGCTCTACACAGAGGTAGAGCTCCCTCCAGCCACCTATCAGACACTCCAACCCCAGACGCTGATTGATGACACAAGTCCCACTCTTCCACCACCTCTCCTTCCAATCCCTGCTGCAGGCTGTCCCATTCCAAGGCAGTGGGAGTGAGAGTGGGGCTGGAAGTGAGAGTAGGAGTCCCTGTCCGGTGGACTGGGGAGGCCCTGGCCCTCCTCTGGCTCTCTACATTAGTACTACTGCAGGGACGTTCATGGCCCTCAGCCGCACCGAAGCTCCACCCGTTTATCCCAGCCTGCAGAGAGGAGACGGCCTGAAGATTCTGAAGGGCTCCGGCTCCAATCTGAAGAGGTACAGCATAACATGCTGGATGACGAGAGACCGAGACAGGAGCCTCCATAGGCATGGCCTTTGtctgggtgagagagaaaaacatgATAAATAACTTCTGCTTCATGTTTCAAATTTTTGAAACAAGTCATTCCTCATAACCAGATAGCCTGTTTGTTTTTAACAGAAATTGTTCATTCGAAAATAAAAGGACTGCTAAGAAAGCCACAGTTAACCCACATTGCCAATGAAAAAAAAAGAACCTTTTCAAGTATTTATTAAAGCATGTCTGTTTTCTTCTGTAGAAAAACATTAATCAAAGCATTAACAAGCCAATGGAGTGAggatcagagagagggggggagcgggagagagacggggagagatgTAAATACACTAACGTCTTGCTTTGTGTACAATGTGCTTTCACAAAACGCTAGTCGTTTTCTCTGAGGTGGGCTCTGAAAACCCTGCAGGAAGGTAATGGGTTTGAAATATGTGCATATTAAACAAAGAAAACAAGCCAAGGGAACAGGCATTTCATGCTCCATAAAAGTCTGTATTaggctgtgtgtgcgtgcgtgaatgCATTAGGCCGAGGCAGGGGACAGGAGTAGCCATTACATTATTATCTAACAATTTGCAAAGAAGATGTGAAACCCGACCTGACTAGAGCTGAGATGGCGACGTTCAGAGCACTCAcatacacatggaataatgtattgGGCATGCTGTGGAGATAGATACGCAGCCTACACCATAGTCTGACAGACAACATGTGAAGTGGGTTTATCTTAAACACTTACTCTCTATTTTACCTTTTTGTTAGAAACATTTTGCAAATTTGCCCCATTGTTAGTTAGTAAAAGGTTTGCCCATCCACTAGCACAGTATCCATCAATGAATGTACGTGTttatgtcactgtgtgtgtacgTACCATAACCGTACAGCTCTGTAGTTGAGAGAGCACAGAGCTCCTCTGTTGTCTAGAGTCTCCATTCTCTCCTGCTTCAGCGAACACATCCATCCTGTTGCTGGAGAAGGAGGTAGCCATATAATTAAGAATTAGAACACTAGAAATCATCCATATTGGTaaagtaatttaataggatctcgaTAAGGCAGCGGTTAAGCCAGAGGAcatggatctctctctccctctctagatcGATAAGACTCTGGGTACTAACTCCTAAACTTGGGATAGGGTTAATTATCAGGTATCCTATTGAAATATTGAGTGCCTAGGTttagagggtctacaccagaagttatctgtaggaggaaggtataATAGTGTGTGCCATTAAGCTTGGAATGTGCTGAGTGCAGGGAAAGTGATCACGTGGCAGtcattgataaggggagagagccatggattagtgatgaagggggtcgaggtcaggtcacgTTAAGGGAGAAAGAAAAGTTTACCGGCACATTATTTAGTTTCCTGCCTAGCAGTAGGAGAAATTGACTCAACTCAGCgtaggagaaagggttaaatatcagtgcttgtgtgaacaatgtctttgtctaatgcagctgtattgatcctctgggaataaataaacttggtttaagcATTCAGTGTCCGTCAAGTTTTTACTCAGAAATTAGAACTTAACAATATATAAAAGACGAGGGGTGGAGGTTCAGAGCAATTGGGGGTTTATCCCGCTGGCAGTAACTTTCTTTTCCAAAAGCGATTTAAATTATTTTCATGCTGTGACACAAGAGACTCATGCAcatgtgcagacacacacacacactaatagcgTAATACATTTAGCCCTCGCTAAGTCTGCTGTCAGATATCTTCCTGAGCTGTATATTTGGTTTCGCTcggtgttctcctcctcctcctcctcctcctcctccccccccactCACAGATAGAGGTTGGGACGCATCCCAGTATTGTACTTTATGTTAATCCTACAATCTACACGCACACAGTGATTCTGCTTCACTTCACAGCTAGGTGAGTGTCTCATAATCCTTATCCAGACATTGGGGCTATTTGCTATTCAAATcgaataatgtgtgtgtgcgcgagtacGCGTGCGACACGTTTTACTATACCTTACTAGACGTCCTCATAAGAATCgtaaaacaaacaagcaaaaaTCTAAAGTGTGGACATTTTGCCGGTTCTCACTTgtaaaaaaggctattttaggcttagagGTTAAGTTTAAAGGTCAGGGGTTAGAATTGGGGAAATAGTATTTTGAATTGAAACAGATTGTTGATCCCCAAAACGTCCTCACAAGTACAgcaagacagtgtgtgtgtgtgtgtgtgtgtgtgtagtggggagaacaagtatttgatacactgctgttctataaatgttctataagattgaggtcagggctttgtgatagccactccaatagctttactttgttgtccttaagccattttaccacctcatgatgccatctattttgtgaagtgcaccagtccctcctgcagcaaagcacccccacaacatgatgctgccacctccgtacgtcacggttgtgatggtgctcttcggcttgcaagcctccccctttttcctccaaacataattatggccaaacagttctatttttgtttcatcagaccagagggcatttctccaaaaagtatgatctttgtccccatgtgcagttgcaaaccgtaatctggattttctatggtggttttggtttcttccttgctgagcggccttttaggtttcctccagcatcttcacaagctcctttgctgttgttctgggattgatttgtacttttcgcaccaaaccacgttcatctctaggagacagaacacatctccttcctgagcggtatgatggctgcgtggtcccatggtgtttatacttgcgtactattgtttgtacagatgaacgtggtaccttcaggcatttggaaattgctcccaaggatgaaccagacttgtgaaggtcaacaatttgttttctgaggtcttggctgatttcttttgatgtcaagcaaagaggcactgagattgaaggtaggccttgaaatacatccacaggtacacctccaattgactcaaatgatgtcaattagcctatcagaagcttctaaagccatgacataattttctggaattttccaagctgtttaaaggcagtcaacttagtgtatgtaaacgtctgacccactggaattgtgatagattatttaacttttaattcactgtctgtaaacaattgttggaaaaattacttgtgtcatgcacaaagtagatataacaaactatagtttaacaagaaatgtgtggaatggttgaaaaaagagttaatgactccaaccgaagtgtatgtaaactttgacttcaactgtgtgtgtgtgtgtgtgtgtgtgtgtatgtatatatttgtctgtgtgagtgtgtctcgatatactgtacacacacacacacacacacacacctcattttAGAGCAACCAAAACGATCCCAGTCGTCTCAGTCCATTATCTGTTCAGCCGGGTGTACACTACACGATTTTGGCCATGATTTAGATGTCCCTGACAAAAAAATTGAGATCGGACCAAAAAAAATCCCCATGTCGTTGCTTTCTCTGGGCGCGCAACCGGCACTCGTTTAATTTGAGCAGGTCAAAGACGTAATAGGAAGGGCTCTGAAGTTCACAATCAATGTTATTCAATTCAAAATGTTGGCTAGATATTTCAACTCTGTATGGCAAGCATGAATGTCTGACTGAACATTTATGAGGctaccattctcatcgacaggccTGTAGtggagattcaagttccttggtgtccacatcaccaacaaactaagatgtgaagagggcacgaccaaACCTACTCCCCCTCAGCAGactgaaaagttttggcatgggtcctcaaaaggttctacagctgcaccggcaagaactggttgcatcactgcctggtatggcaattgctcggcctccaaccgcaaggctctacagagggtagtgcatacagcccagtacatcactggggccaagcttcctgccatccaggacctctataccaggcagtgtcagaggaaggccctaaaaattgtcagaaactcacagggcctcccgggtggcgcagtggtctaaggtactgcattgcCATGCtaactgtgccaccagagattctgggttcgagcccaggctctgccgcgaccgggaggcccatggggaggcgcacaattggcccagtgtcatccgggttagggacggtttggccggcaggaatatccattgcgcactagcgactcctgtggcaacGTTGACACGGTCgacaggtgtacagtgtttcctccaacacattggtgcggctggtttccgggttggatgtgtatTGTATCAAGAagtagtgcggcttggttgggttgtgtttcggaagacgcatggctctcgaccttcgcctcacctgagtccgtacgggagttgcagcgatgagacaagactaactactaccaattggataccatgaaattgggggtaaaaaattaataaaaacaatGCAGTGTGCACTGCACCCGGGCTGCCACGGTAGTCactagtgcgcaatgagacaaggatattcctgccggccaaaccctccctaacccggacgacactgggccaattgtcaTAGACttatctctgctaccgcacggcaagcggtaccgtagCGCCAAGTCTGGGTCCACTTGTAGTGTGCGACACCCGGCTTCAGTTTAGTCTGCGCACCATTACGTGGCAAGACAAAAAAAAGGTGGTTTAATGTGAGAAACTGTCCACCTGGCTTCAGTGTGTGTGGTAACTATGGTGGCTGCATGTTGTCGTATCTGTGTTTTAGCTTTGTTTTGTCTGTCTGCTATCTTTCAGTGTTGGAGATGTGTTGGTTGTATCTATCCCTCTGAACCCCACAAGGATATACGACATCTGAACTTCTCCAAGATTGCATTCTCAACATCACCCACTAGCACGAGCGGACATCCATCTCATTTGACTAGCTCgtcctctccatctcctgtctTCTATCTTTGTCTCCTTCACTCACCCTCCATCTTTTCTCCTCACACTCCCTCGCAGACGCTCCCTCCCACTacatctccctccatccttctcaaTCCCCTCTCCAAATCATATCTTCTGTCTAAAGCCTGCAGGAGAAAGTGCTGTGCCGCTGTTAGGGGACGTTGTCTTGCGGAGTAAATTACAAGTCAGACAGGAGTAGTAGCTGTAACACCAGAATATCAGATCACACAACCAGGCCTAGAAGCCAAAGAACACAAGCCTAATGTGATCCCCCCCCACACAGAGGCTGATAGAAGAGAGAAGCCTGCTGTGTCCTACCATCAGTGGTctacacgagagagagagtgtgtgtgtgtgtgtgtgtgtgtgttccccactTACACTTCAATTGGCGGGAGCAGTGACAAATGGGTTTTATTTGGTTTTCATGCCAGACAGATGGAGCAATGGGTTTTATTTAGTCTTCATGCCAGACTGATCAACACTAGGCAATAAGCAACGCTGGGCAGGACCACAATGTAAATAAGCCTCCGCCTTTATGGTGTTTAGATCCTCAATTTTTTATTTATGTAACGTCATCTCCGACTGGAGAAGCCTACTAGTCTTATAGGCCCAGTGCATTCAAAAATCATAATTgcacaacagctgatgaaactaccGCCTGTCTTTTTTACAATTTTAAATGGAAAACCGTTACAGTAAGGTAtctaattgttacccagaaattagaATACCCATCCAATgggttcaggtgtgtgtgtgtgtgtgtgtgtgtgtgtgtgtgtgtgtgtgtgtgtgtgtgtgtgtgaactcacCCAGGATGGAAAAGCCTGGAGAAGTCGGTCAAGGAAAGGCTGGAGAGAAGGCCACTCTGGGAGAAAACATAagatacacagtattacacacacacacacacacaccttttcactAGTAAAAACAACTGGACGTTGCAAACATAAGAGGTCCCACCAAAGGACATCATGGACATAATGGAAACTAAGCTCCAAATGGTTTTGAAAATATGGAGACATCGAACATGCTGTTCCTGATCTAGACCGGGCAATTACAGTGTTTAGTGAGTCAAGTCAATACCCCACATTTTACAGCCTTAAAacgtaatttaaaaaaatattacattaGATGTTTTCCTACCAATCTACTCCACATTTTCTAAGTGaaagaaaatgtattgaaattcTTTCAAATCATAaaaaaataagttatttctgtctacatttttcagcaggacaatcaaACGAATGCCAAAGTCAgaccagaatggctttccaataGGTGTTGAGTGTTCCAGTCTCAGTCCTGAATTCAATTTGCTTGAAAAGCAGAGAAGTTTAAATCAAAGTTttatgcaccgaatacaaccttacagtgaaatgcttacttaagtaCGTTCttggataagggcttgtaagaaGAATAAGTGTTAAGAAATGATTTACTAAAATGAACAGaagtaaatttaaaaaaagtgaCTAAGCATAGttcgggtagccatttgattagctgttcaggagtcttatggtttgggggtagaagctgttaagaagccaaTTTGGACCTAGATTTACCA encodes the following:
- the LOC109899950 gene encoding uncharacterized protein LOC109899950 isoform X1, with product MASVRVAVRVRPLIKREKEVSAKVIIHMEGSTTSIDCNKKHLYKGTPGTGLKDRGRQSFSYDFSYDSTDVGSPNFVPQEKVFKDLGCDVLEAAFDGYNACVFAYGQTGSGKSHTMMGIPGDFGLIPRICEGLFCQISEKSQGDGASFRTEVSYLEIYNERVQDLLTTKSSPENGSGLKVREHPKDGPYVEDLSKHLVQNYRDIEKLLHAGKAKRTTSSTGMNDVSSRSHAIFTINFTQARFDAELPCEMVSKIHLVDLAGSERADATCATGARLKEGANINKSLVTLGIVISALGGDRGGSHKGKRKKQLFIPYRDSVLTWLLKDSLGGNSKTIMIATLSPADVNYSETLSTLHYANRAKNIFNKPTVNEDSSVTVIRKLQEEIVRLKRLVEKNNQACLSPQDLSKTLKVEEKLHKNEVKVLELTREWTNKWGETQNILKEETVALRKQGIGVVMDSKLPHLIGIDDDLLSTGIILYHLKEGRTLVGRDEASSNPDIVLHGAGLLEEHCVFENRDGVVTLIPQTGALCSVNRLETTQPCQLTQGAVIQLGRGTIFRFNHPKEAAHLREQCRSGLLSSLSLTDFSRLFHPGNRMDVFAEAGENGDSRQQRSSVLSQLQSCTVMTKAMPMEAPVSVSRHPACYAVPLQIGAGALQNLQAVSSLQAGINGWSFGAAEGHERPCSSTNVESQRRARASPVHRTGTPTLTSSPTLTPTALEWDSLQQGLEGEVVEEWDLCHQSASGVGVSDRWLEGALPLCRAREEGGLYWGEEAWSEPGDEERNRALQQTPVLLVQQADVCTVGLKGLPGPANKSPGVLSGLPDGCRVLGGVLATDCCRGDLSSAGAHYGGPAGTSLSTAVSYLQRGDGGGIDGWTEERTDRAHLPQASSSSTYTQTSPSRFDTHTPSVSQLDNHSQATHTASLSQIDTHNCSQATHTATRQDRHRRSQAVRGLPLEALEGQFSRVMMDRSRMTVEGHRENDKEGDAGARREEVEQSFRLGTPVSRVFREEEERKEENQFSVSGLSALVRRVCQISGIGEEQELDSLGEEVSGMGSLVSRGLSWMFPDTGRLLRSSTPRILQQVWEGTGVLQPAAGGEAGSLQPGAGGGASSNWSSQVVRESQVLSVVKDSQVFSLVRESHMYSLVRDSHVFSMVSELPFVHHISTELTQDFRIIHNKLTQVLQPVESTGLQQKDIDLNKTPEIKLPLVHNTVLSTVPSLCPAHNTIEFANKQSTGKEVDWRTEDHSPISELACTSEQEGKEEALAKSEEQSPVRELQCTSEHQGREKSLAKSEEQRTIREVEWTSEQEGREEALAKSEERSPIRELECTSELEGKEEALAKSEEPSPIREVEWTSEQEGGKEALAMSEEWSPIREVESTSELEGREEALPKSEEQNPVRELECTSEHEGGDEALAMSEEWSAIRQVEYTSAQEGREEALAKSEEPSPIKEVERTSEHEGRAEALPKLEVQSPISELEHTSELDGREEALPKLEEQSPIREVECILEQEGGKEALAMSEEWSPIREVEYTSELEVREEALPQSEEQNSIRELACTSEQEGGEEALAKSEIQSPVRELQCTSEHKGGEEALPKLEEQSPIREVESTSAQEGREEALAMSEEWSLIREVESTSAQEGREEALAQSEEQSPVRELECASEHEGKEEAQALSEEPRPIRELQCISEHEGGEEALAKSEEPSPIRELEYTLEQEGGKETLAMSEEWSPIRKVESTSEHEGREEALAQSEEQSPIRELQCISEHEGGDEALAKSEEPSPIRELACTLEQEVIEEALAKLEEQSPVRELQCTSEHEGREEALAKSEEQSPVREVECSLEHEGKEEAQALSEEQCPIREVECTSEHEGGDEAKAKSDEPSPSRELQSTSEHEGREEALPKLEEQSPVRVLECSLEQEGREEALAKSEDSSSTRGQECTSEHEGGDEALSKSEEQSITKKALWPSKDQIEIVEDKHCVTFGAKSTKSRPPPEQRNNTSSTGPENIFIPGHGNQRTDDVQVYYGSLVEFPEALVKLQSLPVSTLLGCLQSVLPSVFTSQRLLALYWLGVANCSQPHPHLALVLLLESCLYALTFDPDTTDQTTPLTVFHHLPLLQVKEILVGFGGQSLRLKASSEECVLTLYTHSQTLTQALTHTMLGVLCPGDQRLSQHPLLVENLMVLSLDWKAQAPDLLLNAELRLSGQFHRTLADLVYLVHGNMNREKPHLGEVRLLLYTSVGVTTTPDPRPDPWAQLLLTDTHLGLVQEDTVFHHVPLLSRQAQFKGVTLRCLSDVQCVIVRDWVGSSTSVCGDGAGDEGGATRLDIILSQDWRTRRERPRGHPERGSVAEADGSAVGGVAGASVLSAASNSCPLQQQAEVWKLHFSCSSEAACLINHLSNV